One Saprospiraceae bacterium DNA window includes the following coding sequences:
- a CDS encoding fatty acid hydroxylase, whose translation MANWLLYTLITLAAYVGMEFMAWFTHKYLMHGLLWSWHADHHQPKHEKEGFFEKNDRFFLVFAIPSMICYMVGGLTPHFWVLFIGVGISLYGLTYFLIHDVYIHRRFSWFKQLDSKYSRAILRAHGTHHAKRTKEECESFGLLVVHPKFFKKRNRKEDEQVIQNNVQ comes from the coding sequence ATGGCCAATTGGTTGCTTTATACCCTCATCACACTCGCTGCTTACGTCGGCATGGAGTTCATGGCTTGGTTCACCCACAAATACCTGATGCACGGGCTGCTGTGGAGCTGGCACGCAGACCATCATCAGCCCAAACATGAGAAAGAAGGTTTTTTTGAAAAAAATGACCGCTTTTTCCTCGTGTTCGCCATACCCAGCATGATTTGTTATATGGTCGGCGGCCTCACGCCCCATTTCTGGGTCTTGTTCATCGGGGTCGGCATTTCGCTCTACGGCCTCACCTATTTCCTGATTCACGACGTGTACATACACCGCCGGTTCAGTTGGTTCAAACAACTGGACAGCAAATACTCTCGCGCCATCCTTCGGGCGCACGGGACGCACCACGCCAAGCGCACCAAAGAAGAATGCGAGTCATTCGGCCTATTGGTCGTGCATCCAAAATTTTTCAAAAAAAGAAACAGGAAAGAAGACGAGCAAGTGATTCAGAACAACGTTCAGTGA
- a CDS encoding class I SAM-dependent methyltransferase: MNFSMKGDSSISQPEAMRHYYRWHAAAYDATRWSFLFGRKALLRQLPIADHIQQSLLEIGCGTGHNLRLLAKWHPNLRLMGVDVSPDMLEQTTKAMSRFSRRLQLFEQAYGATPLKLTEAPDLVLFSYALTMFNPGWEVAIEQAWKDLKPGGRIAVVDFHDTPSGAFRWWMGKNHVRMEAHLLPFLQSKFRTEMLEICPAWLGLWRYMKYVGQKIE; encoded by the coding sequence ATGAACTTTTCCATGAAAGGCGATTCCTCTATTTCCCAGCCGGAAGCCATGCGCCACTATTATCGGTGGCACGCCGCGGCGTACGATGCCACGCGGTGGTCGTTCCTCTTTGGGCGCAAGGCTTTGCTGCGCCAGTTGCCCATAGCCGACCACATCCAGCAGTCTTTACTGGAGATAGGCTGCGGTACAGGACACAATTTGCGTCTGTTGGCGAAATGGCATCCCAACCTCCGATTGATGGGCGTGGATGTGTCGCCCGATATGCTGGAGCAGACCACAAAGGCCATGTCGCGCTTTTCGCGGCGTTTGCAGCTCTTTGAGCAGGCTTATGGCGCTACCCCGCTCAAGCTGACCGAGGCGCCCGACCTGGTGCTGTTCTCCTACGCGCTCACCATGTTCAATCCCGGCTGGGAAGTCGCTATCGAGCAGGCTTGGAAAGACCTGAAACCCGGCGGGCGCATCGCTGTCGTGGATTTTCACGACACGCCGAGCGGAGCCTTCCGATGGTGGATGGGCAAAAACCACGTCCGCATGGAAGCGCACTTGCTGCCGTTTTTGCAGTCGAAATTCAGAACGGAAATGCTGGAAATCTGCCCGGCTTGGCTTGGGTTGTGGCGTTACATGAAATATGTGGGGCAAAAAATTGAATAG
- a CDS encoding BtaA family protein has translation MGIAHTINEKVFRQIHGNSLVYNTCWEDPRCDRRLLGLNENSRVVMLTSAGCNALDYLLDEPGEVHCVDINPRQNALLHLKIALLQHTDHATLFQFMGHGVAPQARDVFYEAIRPRLPDLYSANFWERNLHYFSTRGLRKSFYWHGSSGTVAWIIRKWLLSRPEAARLTHRLLESQSVEEQLEWYEQLEPLFLNRFVQWLVQQHLVQSMLGVPKSQQHLAAAIFPDGLFGYIRQCLRHVFTRLPMSDNYFWKLYFFGRYELDCCPNYLRPEHFDTLASRADRIETHNGSLSDFLSKHPGQYTHFVLLDHQDWLAARRRRPALEEEWRLIFGNAAPGAKVLFRTASFEPNFLPAFVRERVRFDLDAAAWSQANDRVGTYAGTWVGTM, from the coding sequence ATGGGCATAGCGCATACCATCAACGAAAAAGTATTTCGCCAGATTCACGGCAATAGCCTTGTTTACAACACTTGTTGGGAAGACCCCCGCTGTGACCGTCGTTTGCTGGGCTTGAATGAGAATAGCCGCGTCGTCATGCTGACCAGCGCTGGCTGCAACGCGCTCGATTACTTGCTCGATGAACCCGGCGAAGTGCATTGTGTTGACATCAACCCGCGCCAGAATGCGCTGCTTCACCTGAAAATTGCTTTGTTGCAGCACACTGACCACGCCACGTTGTTCCAGTTTATGGGGCATGGGGTGGCCCCGCAGGCGCGTGATGTTTTCTACGAGGCAATCCGCCCGCGCTTGCCCGACCTCTACTCGGCTAATTTCTGGGAAAGAAACCTGCATTATTTCAGCACCAGAGGCTTGCGCAAGTCCTTTTATTGGCACGGCAGCAGCGGCACGGTGGCTTGGATTATCCGCAAGTGGCTGCTCAGTCGGCCAGAAGCGGCCCGGCTCACGCATCGCTTACTGGAGTCGCAGAGCGTGGAGGAGCAGTTGGAGTGGTACGAGCAGCTGGAGCCGCTTTTCCTCAATCGCTTCGTGCAATGGCTTGTGCAGCAGCACTTGGTGCAGAGTATGCTCGGCGTGCCGAAAAGCCAGCAACATTTGGCTGCCGCTATTTTCCCTGACGGGTTGTTCGGCTACATCCGCCAATGCCTGCGCCATGTGTTCACGCGGCTGCCGATGTCGGACAATTATTTCTGGAAATTGTACTTTTTTGGTCGCTATGAGCTGGATTGTTGCCCGAATTATCTGCGTCCCGAACATTTTGACACTTTGGCGAGTCGCGCCGACCGAATCGAGACGCACAATGGCTCTCTGTCTGATTTTCTGAGCAAGCACCCCGGCCAATATACCCATTTTGTGCTGCTCGACCATCAAGACTGGCTGGCGGCACGTCGCCGCCGCCCGGCTTTGGAAGAAGAGTGGCGGCTGATTTTTGGAAATGCCGCACCGGGCGCCAAGGTGTTGTTCCGCACGGCATCGTTCGAGCCTAATTTTTTGCCCGCGTTCGTGCGAGAGCGGGTGCGATTCGACCTCGACGCGGCTGCATGGTCGCAGGCCAACGACCGCGTGGGCACCTATGCTGGCACATGGGTCGGCACGATGTGA
- a CDS encoding GIY-YIG nuclease family protein, with the protein MKNLHEYFVYTTTNPNRTALYVGVTNDVAARLVEHYANRGKPDSFAGKYYCYCLIYLESYQYVNDAIAREKELKGWLREKKDALIDSFNPQRKFLNVEWCGEWPPQYIWKDYYESLRKPKKE; encoded by the coding sequence ATGAAAAACCTCCACGAATACTTCGTTTACACCACGACCAATCCCAACCGAACGGCGCTCTACGTCGGCGTGACGAACGATGTCGCCGCTCGTTTGGTGGAGCACTATGCCAACCGAGGCAAACCCGATTCTTTCGCCGGAAAATACTACTGCTACTGCCTGATTTATCTCGAATCGTACCAGTACGTCAACGATGCCATCGCCCGCGAAAAAGAATTGAAAGGCTGGCTGCGCGAAAAGAAAGATGCCCTGATTGACAGTTTCAACCCGCAGCGAAAATTCCTCAACGTCGAATGGTGCGGCGAGTGGCCGCCACAATACATCTGGAAGGATTACTACGAATCGCTCCGCAAGCCGAAAAAGGAATGA
- a CDS encoding GIY-YIG nuclease family protein, with the protein MKREYNFWVYILTNWKKTVLYVGMTNDLAARLKEHYDNRGKKETFAGRYYCYNLVYYEWYQYVLNAIAREKEIQNMTREKKNALIEEVNPDWKFFNTEICGHWPPLFEGR; encoded by the coding sequence ATGAAACGTGAATACAACTTCTGGGTCTATATCCTCACCAACTGGAAAAAGACAGTGCTCTACGTCGGCATGACAAACGACTTGGCCGCCCGCCTGAAAGAACACTACGACAACCGAGGTAAAAAAGAAACTTTCGCAGGGCGATATTATTGCTACAACTTGGTTTACTACGAATGGTATCAATATGTGCTGAATGCCATCGCCCGCGAGAAAGAAATCCAAAACATGACGCGGGAAAAGAAAAACGCCCTCATCGAAGAAGTAAATCCCGACTGGAAATTTTTCAACACGGAAATTTGTGGGCATTGGCCGCCCTTGTTTGAAGGACGGTAG
- a CDS encoding serine hydrolase yields the protein MYRIILTSLIFSALLALSANWPHHPFDFSRSLDPREGQWVDSVFNALSEEERLGQLFMLRAHADKDTAYERQVEDLIRRYRPGGLCFFNPTLVGTVEKQAELTNRYQAASPRVPLMIAGDYENGLGMRYRSSAISYPRAMMLGAVQDNKLIYDMGRDIARQCRRLGVQVNFAPDVDVNNNAANPVINERSYGEDRANVTAKAFQYMMGLQDGGVLACAKHFPGHGDTDMDSHFDLPLIAHARERLDSIELFPFRALSQAGVGSVMVAHLSVPALDNRENRPTTLSQPTIQNLLREEIGFEGLVFTDAMEMQGVTKHFKPGDADVEALRAGNDIVLLPENVDAAMSAVKAAIADGRLDRNRLHASAKRVLRAKYRLGLTQPQRVELANLRRDLNTPEFLVLKRRLIAHALTLVRDQPNLTGFQNVEKYKIASLALGDTARTIFQTYCGYYAPVTHFNAGKEIDSTLTAKLLDTLRQFDVVLVSFHGTRTRASDNYGLTDSQVQFVDKLNKVTTVAVTMFGSPYSLKYFDEIPVLLQAYTEDAPAQELAAQSLFGANDLSGKLPVTASAAAKFGQGIQKTFPQKRMGYDLPEAVGMSSDTLLMMEVLVEELIRTGAAPGCQILVAKDGKIVWHKAYGHFTYPEFANQKVSDTPTLANQKVGGTSNANLPVGEQPTPVTTETIYDLASITKVAASTISTMKLVENGQLDLDSTMACYVPELLKTDKKSLKVREILAHHAGLVAWIPFYKFTLENGLPDAHIYHRERDHDSEYAVAPGMFMENKRVDWMWDTIFRSPLGEKRYKYSDLGLYLTARAIERTSGLAVNQFAEQNFYRPLGLATMTYNPWQKGLAPRCAPTEQDAYFRHQKIQGYVHDMGAAMLGGVSGHAGLFSNANDLARLFQMLLNGGSYGGQQFLKPETVRQFTTRYERSTRRGIGFDMKELNEKESQNMSPLAGPNTFGHLGFTGTCVWADPDKNLIFIFLSNRTYPTMENNKLGDGNYRPKLQGVVYRAMK from the coding sequence GTGTATCGAATCATCCTGACTTCCCTGATTTTCAGCGCCTTGCTCGCATTGTCGGCAAATTGGCCACATCATCCCTTTGATTTTTCCCGAAGTCTTGACCCCCGCGAAGGGCAGTGGGTAGATTCCGTGTTCAACGCCCTAAGCGAAGAGGAGCGCCTCGGCCAACTCTTTATGCTGCGCGCCCACGCGGACAAGGACACGGCCTACGAGCGGCAGGTGGAGGATTTGATTCGGCGCTACCGGCCCGGCGGTTTGTGTTTTTTCAACCCCACGCTCGTCGGCACGGTGGAGAAGCAGGCCGAACTCACCAATCGCTACCAAGCCGCCAGCCCGCGCGTGCCGCTCATGATTGCGGGCGACTACGAAAATGGTCTCGGAATGCGCTACCGCTCCAGCGCCATCTCCTACCCCCGCGCCATGATGCTCGGCGCGGTGCAGGACAACAAACTGATTTACGACATGGGGCGCGATATCGCCCGCCAATGCCGCCGCCTCGGGGTACAGGTCAACTTCGCGCCCGACGTGGACGTGAACAACAACGCAGCGAACCCGGTCATCAACGAGCGCTCCTACGGCGAAGACCGCGCAAACGTGACGGCCAAAGCCTTTCAGTACATGATGGGCTTGCAGGACGGCGGGGTACTCGCCTGCGCCAAACATTTCCCCGGTCACGGCGACACGGACATGGACTCGCATTTCGACCTGCCGCTCATCGCGCACGCTCGCGAGCGGCTCGACAGCATCGAGTTGTTCCCCTTCCGCGCGCTCTCGCAGGCGGGCGTGGGGTCGGTCATGGTGGCGCATTTGAGCGTGCCAGCGTTGGACAATCGCGAGAACCGCCCGACGACGTTGAGCCAGCCGACGATTCAAAATTTGCTGCGCGAGGAAATTGGTTTTGAAGGGCTTGTCTTCACCGACGCGATGGAAATGCAAGGCGTGACCAAACATTTCAAACCCGGCGATGCCGACGTGGAGGCACTCCGCGCTGGCAACGACATCGTGCTGCTGCCCGAAAATGTGGATGCGGCCATGAGCGCCGTGAAAGCCGCTATTGCCGATGGAAGGCTCGACCGCAACCGGCTCCACGCGAGTGCCAAGCGCGTGCTACGCGCCAAATACCGCCTCGGCCTCACCCAACCCCAGCGCGTGGAACTCGCCAACCTCCGCCGCGACCTCAACACGCCGGAATTCCTCGTGCTGAAACGCCGCCTCATCGCCCACGCGCTCACGCTCGTGCGCGACCAGCCTAATCTCACGGGATTCCAGAATGTGGAAAAATACAAAATCGCGTCGCTGGCTTTGGGCGACACGGCGCGGACGATTTTCCAAACTTATTGCGGCTACTACGCGCCTGTGACGCATTTCAACGCAGGGAAAGAAATTGATTCCACGCTGACCGCCAAGTTGTTGGACACGTTGCGCCAATTCGACGTGGTGCTCGTGAGTTTCCACGGCACCCGCACGCGGGCATCGGACAATTACGGCTTAACGGACAGCCAAGTTCAATTTGTGGACAAATTGAACAAGGTGACGACGGTGGCCGTGACGATGTTCGGCAGTCCGTACAGCCTAAAATACTTTGATGAAATTCCGGTGTTGCTGCAAGCCTACACCGAAGACGCTCCCGCGCAGGAACTGGCGGCGCAAAGCCTTTTTGGCGCAAACGATTTGTCGGGAAAATTGCCCGTGACGGCCTCTGCGGCGGCGAAATTCGGGCAGGGCATTCAAAAAACATTTCCCCAAAAAAGAATGGGCTACGACCTCCCGGAAGCGGTTGGCATGAGCAGCGACACGCTTTTGATGATGGAGGTCTTGGTGGAAGAACTCATCCGCACGGGCGCAGCGCCGGGCTGCCAAATCCTCGTGGCGAAAGACGGGAAAATCGTGTGGCACAAGGCTTATGGGCATTTTACTTATCCTGAGTTCGCCAACCAGAAGGTTAGCGATACTCCCACGCTCGCCAACCAGAAGGTTGGCGGTACAAGTAACGCCAACCTTCCGGTTGGCGAACAACCTACGCCCGTGACAACCGAGACGATTTACGACCTCGCCTCGATTACAAAGGTGGCGGCTTCCACAATTTCGACGATGAAGTTGGTGGAAAACGGCCAACTCGACCTCGATTCGACGATGGCTTGTTATGTGCCGGAGTTGTTGAAAACTGATAAAAAATCATTAAAGGTCAGGGAGATACTCGCGCACCACGCGGGACTGGTGGCGTGGATTCCGTTCTACAAATTCACGTTGGAAAACGGCTTGCCCGACGCGCACATTTACCACCGCGAACGCGACCACGACTCGGAATACGCCGTCGCGCCGGGAATGTTTATGGAAAACAAAAGGGTGGACTGGATGTGGGACACGATTTTCAGAAGTCCATTGGGCGAAAAACGCTACAAGTACTCGGATTTGGGGCTGTATCTCACGGCACGTGCCATTGAGCGAACGAGCGGTTTGGCTGTGAATCAATTTGCGGAGCAAAATTTCTACCGCCCGCTCGGTCTCGCCACCATGACTTACAACCCGTGGCAAAAAGGCCTCGCCCCACGCTGCGCCCCGACTGAACAAGATGCTTATTTCCGCCATCAAAAAATACAAGGATACGTCCACGACATGGGCGCGGCGATGCTCGGCGGGGTGAGCGGCCATGCGGGTTTGTTCTCGAACGCGAACGATTTGGCGCGGCTGTTCCAGATGTTGTTGAATGGGGGCAGCTACGGTGGCCAGCAATTTCTGAAACCCGAAACGGTGCGGCAGTTCACCACGCGCTACGAGCGCAGCACGCGGCGCGGCATTGGCTTCGACATGAAGGAATTGAACGAAAAAGAAAGCCAGAACATGAGCCCGCTGGCTGGGCCGAACACCTTTGGGCACCTCGGCTTCACCGGCACCTGCGTCTGGGCTGACCCGGATAAAAACCTGATTTTCATATTTTTATCCAACCGGACTTACCCGACGATGGAGAACAACAAGTTGGGCGATGGGAATTACAGGCCGAAGTTGCAGGGGGTTGTGTATCGGGCTATGAAGTGA
- a CDS encoding Uma2 family endonuclease, with product MNISAAEQLLTAEEYLELEKHSETRHEYYFGKLLPMPGESLNSNEIVQNWIEKLRRVLREKGYRTFAEDIKVMTAPKGVYRYPDFVVAKAKDCNDPYVIDKPVFLVEVASKDSYDRDRFDKFREYTSLPTLQHYLIVHSEKMVVEFFSRRDDASWDIQIFIQPEEKVTLPMFDTSMTLAEIYEFVEFTS from the coding sequence ATGAATATCTCTGCTGCCGAACAATTGCTCACTGCCGAAGAATATCTCGAGTTGGAAAAACACTCCGAGACACGGCACGAGTATTACTTTGGAAAATTGCTGCCTATGCCAGGTGAATCTTTAAACTCGAACGAAATCGTCCAAAACTGGATTGAAAAACTGCGCAGAGTGCTGCGCGAAAAGGGGTATCGGACCTTCGCTGAAGATATCAAAGTGATGACCGCCCCCAAAGGAGTTTATCGCTATCCTGATTTCGTCGTTGCAAAAGCCAAAGATTGCAACGACCCTTATGTGATTGACAAACCAGTTTTTCTGGTCGAAGTGGCCTCCAAAGATTCTTATGACCGCGACAGGTTTGACAAATTCAGGGAATATACCTCATTGCCAACCTTACAGCATTATTTGATTGTTCATTCCGAAAAAATGGTCGTTGAGTTCTTCTCGCGCCGTGACGATGCTTCGTGGGACATTCAAATCTTCATCCAGCCGGAAGAAAAAGTAACTCTGCCGATGTTCGACACCAGCATGACCTTGGCAGAAATCTACGAGTTCGTCGAGTTCACTTCATAG
- a CDS encoding aldehyde dehydrogenase family protein, with the protein MQVKDFLKKLGLRTRNTGTSTGLNAISGHRRFLDSHSPVNGEYIGSVSITTREQYDQVIQSAQTAFKIWREMPAPKRGEIVRQFGDVLRQYKDPLGRLVSYEMGKSLQEGWGEVQEMIDICDFAVGLSRQLYGLTMHSERPGHRMYEQWHPLGIVGIISAFNFPVAVWSWNACIAWVCGDVCVWKPSEKTPLCSIACQHLFQKVLKANDLPEGISCIINGDYKVGEFMTKDHRVALVSATGSVRMGKIVGQTVSARLGRTILELGGNNAIIITPSADMKMVLTGAVFGAVGTAGQRCTSTRRLIVHESVYEQVKNTLAKAYPQLRIGDPLDPNNHVGPLIDKYAVDNYLAAIESIKKHGGKFVVEGGVLSGKGYESGCYVKPCIAEVENHWDIVQHETFAPILYLIKYKTIEEAIALQNAVPQGLSSAIMTTNLREAERFLSASGSDCGIANVNIGTSGAEIGGAFGGEKETGGGRESGSDSWKAYMRRQTNTINYSEALPLAQGIKFEF; encoded by the coding sequence ATGCAAGTCAAAGATTTTCTGAAAAAACTCGGCCTCCGCACGCGCAACACTGGCACCTCCACCGGGCTGAACGCCATCTCCGGCCACCGCCGTTTCCTTGATTCCCATTCGCCTGTGAATGGCGAGTATATTGGCTCGGTGAGCATCACCACCCGCGAGCAATACGACCAAGTCATCCAGTCCGCCCAAACCGCCTTCAAAATATGGCGCGAGATGCCCGCCCCGAAGCGCGGCGAAATCGTGCGCCAATTCGGCGACGTGCTGCGCCAATACAAAGACCCACTCGGTCGGCTCGTCTCCTACGAGATGGGCAAAAGCCTTCAAGAGGGCTGGGGCGAAGTGCAGGAGATGATTGATATCTGCGATTTTGCGGTCGGCCTTTCGCGCCAACTCTATGGCCTCACTATGCACTCCGAGCGCCCCGGTCACCGGATGTACGAGCAATGGCATCCGCTTGGCATCGTCGGCATCATATCGGCGTTCAATTTCCCCGTCGCCGTGTGGTCGTGGAACGCCTGCATCGCCTGGGTTTGCGGCGACGTGTGCGTGTGGAAGCCTTCGGAAAAAACGCCGCTTTGCTCCATCGCTTGTCAGCATTTGTTCCAAAAAGTATTGAAAGCCAACGATTTGCCGGAGGGCATTTCTTGCATCATCAATGGCGACTACAAAGTGGGCGAGTTCATGACCAAAGACCATCGCGTCGCGCTCGTGAGCGCCACAGGTAGCGTGCGCATGGGCAAAATCGTGGGCCAAACCGTATCTGCCCGACTTGGCCGTACCATCCTCGAACTGGGCGGCAACAACGCCATCATCATCACGCCCTCGGCAGACATGAAAATGGTGCTGACAGGCGCGGTGTTCGGCGCGGTCGGCACAGCAGGGCAACGCTGCACTTCCACAAGGCGGCTCATCGTGCACGAATCAGTGTATGAACAGGTGAAAAACACCCTTGCCAAAGCCTACCCCCAACTTCGCATCGGCGACCCGCTCGACCCGAACAACCATGTCGGCCCGCTCATTGACAAATACGCCGTGGACAACTACCTCGCCGCCATTGAGTCCATCAAAAAGCACGGGGGCAAATTCGTCGTGGAAGGCGGCGTATTGTCGGGCAAAGGCTACGAGAGCGGCTGCTATGTGAAGCCCTGCATCGCCGAAGTGGAAAACCACTGGGACATCGTGCAGCACGAGACCTTCGCGCCGATTCTTTACCTCATCAAATACAAAACCATCGAAGAGGCGATTGCGCTGCAAAACGCTGTGCCGCAAGGACTTTCGTCGGCCATCATGACCACCAACCTGCGCGAGGCCGAGCGTTTTCTTTCCGCCAGCGGCTCCGATTGCGGCATCGCCAACGTGAACATCGGCACCTCTGGCGCAGAAATCGGCGGTGCGTTTGGCGGCGAAAAAGAAACCGGGGGCGGGCGCGAATCGGGTTCCGATTCATGGAAAGCTTACATGAGGAGGCAAACAAACACGATTAACTATTCGGAGGCGCTGCCGTTGGCGCAGGGGATTAAGTTTGAGTTTTGA
- a CDS encoding response regulator codes for MENSNRDIFVVDDDNMYAAMLADHLEAQGYSVKTFSTGEQCLENLDENPYLIILDYYLDSEVPGAKNGLEILKEIKKTDEDIKVIMLSSQEHYGVALQTIAKGAIYYVIKDLQSFKEIDSLLEGME; via the coding sequence ATGGAAAACTCGAACAGAGACATCTTCGTCGTGGACGACGACAATATGTACGCTGCCATGCTCGCCGACCATCTGGAAGCACAAGGCTATTCCGTCAAGACTTTCTCGACAGGGGAGCAATGTCTGGAAAACCTCGACGAAAACCCCTATCTAATCATCCTCGACTATTATCTCGATTCGGAGGTGCCGGGCGCGAAAAACGGCCTCGAGATTTTGAAAGAAATCAAAAAGACGGACGAGGATATCAAGGTCATCATGCTCTCCTCACAGGAACACTACGGGGTCGCCTTGCAGACCATTGCCAAGGGCGCGATTTACTACGTCATCAAGGATTTGCAATCGTTCAAAGAGATTGACAGCCTCTTGGAGGGGATGGAGTGA
- a CDS encoding phosphotransferase: MTSEQIHSMVAEGGFPGPSAPVDLVETHISWVILTPTFAFKIKKPVRFPFLDFSTLEKRAHYCLEELRLNRRLAPDMYLDVLPIIFSKNGIPAISQTAADEAAMDFAVAMKRMDNGLQMDKLLRQHAVTLANMETLAAMLARFHRTSVLDGQTLDYEPSSHRADFDDLFRLEATAQKVSGAAASKQFEAWRNQVGTFLNKHEPRLHERALRGFWVEGHGDLHARNIFLLPQGPVVFDCIEFNPHFRQLDVLNELAFLCMDLEANGHPELAAAFMKAYCHHWPCLENAEDERLFLYFKAYRANVRLKVALTEWEQHPAPTLEASAATYQALLARYLQALE, translated from the coding sequence ATGACCTCCGAACAAATACACTCGATGGTGGCGGAAGGTGGCTTTCCGGGGCCTTCCGCGCCAGTTGATTTGGTGGAGACCCATATTTCTTGGGTCATTTTGACCCCTACGTTTGCCTTCAAAATCAAAAAGCCCGTCCGGTTCCCGTTTCTCGATTTTAGCACCTTGGAAAAAAGGGCGCATTACTGCCTCGAAGAACTGCGCCTCAATCGCCGCCTCGCTCCCGATATGTATCTGGACGTATTACCCATCATTTTTTCAAAAAACGGAATACCCGCGATAAGCCAGACTGCCGCCGACGAGGCCGCGATGGACTTCGCCGTCGCCATGAAGCGCATGGACAATGGCTTACAGATGGACAAACTGCTGCGCCAACACGCCGTCACGCTCGCCAACATGGAGACGCTTGCCGCCATGTTGGCCCGGTTTCATCGAACATCAGTGCTGGACGGCCAAACGCTTGACTACGAGCCGAGCAGCCACCGAGCCGATTTCGATGATTTGTTTCGCTTGGAAGCGACGGCGCAAAAGGTGTCGGGCGCAGCCGCATCGAAGCAGTTCGAGGCGTGGCGCAATCAGGTCGGCACTTTTCTGAACAAACACGAGCCGCGACTGCACGAGCGTGCGCTCAGGGGTTTTTGGGTGGAAGGGCACGGCGACCTGCACGCACGCAACATATTCCTGCTGCCACAAGGCCCGGTGGTGTTCGACTGCATCGAGTTCAACCCACACTTCCGACAGCTGGACGTGCTCAACGAACTGGCTTTCCTCTGCATGGATTTGGAAGCAAACGGCCACCCCGAACTCGCGGCGGCATTTATGAAGGCCTATTGCCACCACTGGCCTTGCCTCGAAAACGCGGAAGACGAGCGCCTGTTTCTTTATTTCAAAGCCTACCGTGCCAACGTTCGGCTCAAAGTGGCGCTAACGGAATGGGAACAGCACCCCGCTCCCACCCTCGAAGCCTCCGCAGCGACATATCAGGCTTTGTTGGCGCGATACCTTCAAGCATTGGAGTAG
- a CDS encoding AAA family ATPase — MHPPKLILVAGLPGSGKTTLAKAYSARRAPDAAVLHLNSDLIRKELGLMGHYQPSDKKKVYDALLERTRAALLEGQEVVVDSTFYKEAIREPFRSVAAACGAALFWVEVLAQERTVRERLQTPRADSEADFSVFGKIKNEHEPLTEPHLVLWSDAMTLDEMTIEMLNYVQAAERI, encoded by the coding sequence ATGCACCCACCCAAACTCATCCTCGTCGCCGGCCTGCCGGGTTCAGGGAAAACCACCTTGGCCAAAGCATATTCCGCCCGCCGAGCACCCGACGCGGCGGTGCTGCATCTCAACAGTGACCTCATCCGCAAAGAATTAGGCCTGATGGGGCACTACCAACCATCGGACAAAAAAAAAGTGTACGACGCCCTGCTGGAACGCACCCGCGCCGCGCTACTCGAAGGCCAAGAGGTGGTGGTGGACAGCACATTTTACAAAGAGGCCATCCGCGAGCCATTTCGCAGCGTGGCTGCGGCGTGTGGAGCGGCACTTTTTTGGGTGGAAGTGCTTGCGCAAGAGCGCACCGTCCGCGAGCGCCTGCAAACACCACGAGCCGATAGCGAGGCCGATTTCTCCGTTTTTGGAAAAATAAAAAATGAACACGAGCCACTGACGGAGCCGCACCTTGTGCTTTGGTCGGATGCGATGACTTTGGACGAAATGACGATCGAGATGCTGAACTACGTCCAAGCCGCCGAAAGAATTTGA
- a CDS encoding DUF4136 domain-containing protein — protein sequence MKQIAFALSCWALLALSSCSPIYKVYSEEEPGVNFFKYRTFNWLDNKFVKRGNNGPEWLNDRAEQNIRRSVEHQMERHGFKPCDERPDLVLHFHVVFKNEVFFVQDWWCDETIGTDYGRCHRLRPVNYAEGTLIIDFIDARAGNQVWRGAAVGVLEQVSAEQAEARIEQAVRLIFEKFPEKPMTKA from the coding sequence ATGAAACAAATTGCATTTGCGCTTTCCTGCTGGGCATTGCTTGCATTGAGCAGCTGTTCCCCCATTTACAAAGTTTATTCAGAAGAAGAACCCGGTGTCAATTTTTTCAAATACCGCACTTTCAATTGGTTGGACAACAAATTCGTGAAGCGGGGAAACAACGGCCCTGAATGGCTCAACGACCGAGCAGAGCAGAACATCCGCCGCTCGGTGGAACACCAGATGGAGCGCCACGGCTTCAAGCCCTGCGACGAACGGCCCGACTTGGTGCTTCACTTCCATGTCGTTTTTAAAAACGAAGTGTTTTTCGTGCAAGACTGGTGGTGCGACGAGACCATCGGCACCGACTATGGCCGCTGCCATCGCCTGCGGCCGGTCAACTATGCAGAGGGCACCCTCATCATTGATTTCATAGATGCCCGGGCGGGCAACCAAGTCTGGCGCGGGGCGGCAGTTGGCGTGCTGGAGCAGGTGTCTGCCGAACAAGCCGAAGCCCGCATCGAACAGGCCGTGCGGTTGATTTTTGAGAAATTCCCGGAGAAGCCGATGACGAAGGCATAA